The following proteins come from a genomic window of Deinococcus humi:
- a CDS encoding DUF4396 domain-containing protein, whose amino-acid sequence MTAGVNLDLILAAWFGLTALSVAYVAWDAFTRNPELKVMKWGWLLVTLYTGPVGAALYILACQEPIPGTHETFIQPLWKQGLGSTIHCMAGDATGIIVAAAITMALGLPMWLDVISEYVFGFLFGLLVFQALFMRDMLGGSYLWAVRRSFLPEWLSMNAVMAGMIPTMVILMSRDIRAMEPTSLRFWGVMSLATLVGLVLAYPVNVWLVAGKLKHGMGTVRALGQGGHDLATEQRATEPPMGLAAANTHATMKGM is encoded by the coding sequence ATGACGGCTGGGGTAAACCTCGATCTCATCCTCGCCGCTTGGTTCGGCCTTACGGCGCTGTCGGTTGCTTACGTCGCTTGGGACGCCTTCACCCGTAACCCAGAGCTGAAGGTCATGAAGTGGGGATGGCTGCTCGTCACGCTTTACACCGGCCCCGTCGGTGCGGCGCTGTACATCTTGGCGTGCCAAGAACCGATTCCCGGTACCCACGAAACCTTTATCCAGCCGCTGTGGAAACAGGGGTTGGGCTCAACGATTCACTGCATGGCGGGGGACGCTACTGGCATCATCGTGGCTGCAGCGATCACCATGGCGCTGGGGCTGCCGATGTGGCTGGACGTGATCAGCGAGTACGTCTTCGGCTTCCTGTTCGGGCTGCTGGTCTTTCAGGCCCTCTTCATGCGCGACATGCTGGGCGGCTCGTACCTCTGGGCGGTGCGGCGTTCGTTTTTGCCCGAGTGGCTCTCGATGAACGCCGTAATGGCTGGCATGATCCCCACCATGGTGATTCTAATGAGCCGCGACATTAGGGCAATGGAGCCGACTTCACTGCGCTTCTGGGGCGTGATGAGTCTGGCCACCTTGGTCGGCTTGGTGCTCGCGTACCCGGTCAACGTCTGGCTGGTGGCGGGCAAGTTGAAACACGGCATGGGTACAGTGCGTGCCCTGGGCCAAGGCGGTCACGATCTGGCCACCGAACAACGCGCAACAGAGCCACCCATGGGCCTAGCGGCGGCCAACACCCACGCCACCATGAAGGGAATGTGA